AACAGCTCGTAGGCGTCGACGCGGTCCTGGACGATGATCGTGGTGGTCACGGTCATGGCGCTCACCGGCCCCAGATCGCGAGGGCGGCGGTGATGGCCGCGCCGGCGTATCCGGCCAGCAGCAGCGGCACCGCGCGGGCGATGGCGGCGTACTTGGCGCGTACGGCGCGGGAGAGCCACCACAGCTCGCGGGCGCGGGTCAGCGGGGTCATCTGCGCCACCTGGTCGGTGTCGCCGCCGGCGAGCCGGGCCAGGACGCTCTGGGCGTCGGTGGCGTCGGCGTAGGCCATGAACCCGTAGCCGCCGGCGAGGCGGGGCCGGGAGGCCGTCAGCAGCAGCACCACGGCGGTCAGCACGACGGCGGCGGTGGCCGCGCCGGCCACCGCCGCGGTGGTGGGGAGGTGGCCGCCGGCTCCGGCGCCGCCGAGCACCGCGAGGCCGGCGCCGAGCAGCACCCCGGCCATCTGCAGGTAGCCGCTGGCCTTGGGGTCGACGCGGTACAGCTCGGCGCGGACGGCGGCGATCTCGGCGTCCAGGGCGGCGGTGGTGGTGCCCCGGCCGCAGGCGGAGGCGTGCGCGCCGGCGCGGGCGAGGATCTCCAGCTCGGAGAAGTCGCTGTCGGTGGTGCCGCAGCCGGTGCAGCGGGAGGTGCTGTTGGCGAGGCTGGTGGAGATCTCCACGAGCACCGCGTGGGCGCCCGCAGTGGGGATCTGGAAGTGGCGGCGCGGGCCGTGCGGGCCGCGCGGGTCGTGGGTGCTGGCGTAGGCGACGCCGAGGTAAGTCGGGTCTGCGGGATCAGGCACGATGGCGGTGCTCCTTCGGTTCGTTGCGGGCTGGGGGAGTGGCGGGCGGCCCTGTGCTGTAGGAGGCGGTGGGGCCGCCCGCGCGGCGTTATCGGCTGGTGGGGTCGTAGAGGGTGGAGTCGGGGCGCGGGTACGCCTCGGGGCGGCAGGAGTCGTCGTGGCCGCACCAGTGCCAGGTGGTGTTGCCTGGGCGCAGCGGGGCGGTGCGGGCGTCGGCGAGGATCTGCGCGTCGTCGTCGTTCCAGTCGATGCCGGTGGTGATCGCCGTGGCGGCGGCCTCGTCGACGTGGCGGGCGCACAGCCGTTGCGCCAGGGCCAGGCCGCTGGGCAGGTGCACGAGGCTGTAGCGGCCGTCGAGGCGCTGTCCGTCGTCGTCGACGGTGACGTGCACGGCCAGGCCCGGCGCTACGGGCCAGCCGGCGACGATCGTCTCGCTGACGCGGGGCTGGTCGGCGGCGTCGGTGTCCAGCGTCTTGATCCGTACGGGAATGGTGATCGGCGCGGTGGCGGGGGTCGTGGTGGTCGTCATGGGGGATCTCCTGTTCGGTTAGCGGCGGGTGCCGCTGCGGAACGGCAGCACCGTGGCGCTGGCGCTGTCGTCGGGGTCTGCGGTCGGCTGGCTGCCGAGGGCGGTGAGCAGGTCGGGCAGGTCGTCGGGGCGGATGAGCACCTCGCGGGCCTTGGACCCTTCGGAGGGGCCGACGATGTGCAGGTCGGCCAGGGCGTCCATCAACCTGCCGGCCTTGGCGAAGCCGATGCGCAGCTTGCGTTGCAGCATCGAGGTCGACCCGAACTGGCTGGTGACGATCAGCTCGGCGGCCTCGCCGAGCAGGGCCTTGTCGTCGTCGCTGAGCGCGTCGAGCACCGTCGTGTCCACTGCCGCCGGCGCTCCGGTGGTCGGCGCCATGACGGTCGGGGCGGTGGGCTGGCTATCGGCGGCGGCCTGGCTGCGCCAGTGCGCGACGACGGCGGTGACTTCGGCGTCGGACACCCATGCGCCCTGGATCCGGATCGGGGTGGAGGCGCCCATCGGCAGGAACAGGCCGTCGCCCTTGCCGAGAAGTTTCTCGGCGCCGGGCTGGTCGAGGATGACCCGGGAGTCGGTCAGCGAGGAGGTGGCGAACGCGAGCCGCGACGGCACGTTGGCCTTGATCAGGCCGGTGACCACGTCCACGGAGGGGCGTTGGGTGGCCAGCACGAGGTGGATGCCGGCGGCGCGGGCGAGCTGGGTGATCCGCACGATTGAGTCCTCGACGTCGCGGGGGGCGACCATCATCAGGTCGGCCAGCTCGTCGACGACGACCACCAGGTACGGGTACGGCTCCAGCGTGCGCTCGCTGCCGGCCGGGGCGGTGATCTGACCGGCGCGGACCTTGCGGTTGTACTCGTCGACGTGCCGCACGCCGTGGGCGGCCATGTCGTCGTAGCGCATGTCCATCTCCCGCACGACCCACTCCAGGGCGTCGGCGGCCTTACGGGCGTTGGTGATGATCGGGGTGACCAGGTGCGGAAGGCCCTCGTAGGCGGTCAGTTCGACACGCTTGGGGTCGATCAGCAGCAGCCGCACCTCCTCGGGAGTGGCCCGCGTGAGCAGGGAGGCGAGCAGGGTGTTGAGGCAGCCCGACTTGCCGGCGCCCGTAGCGCCGCCGATGAGGATGTGGGGCATGGCCGCGAGGTTGGCGGTGACCGCGCCGCCGTCGATGTCCTGGCCCAGACCGACAAGGAGCCGGTGCTGGTCGCGGGCGGCGACGCGGATGACGTCGCCGAGGGTCACGATCTCCCGGTCCGGGTTGGGCAGCTCCACCCCGACGGCGCTCTTGCCCGGGATCGTGTCGAGCATCCGCACGTTCTCGGTGCCGACGCGCAGGCCAAAGTTCTTGGCTAGGCCGGTGACCTTCTGGACCTTCACGCCAGGGCCGAGGGTGATCTCGTAGCGGGTGACGGTCGGTCCGCGGCGCGCGCCCGAAACCTTCGCGGCGACCTTGAACTCGTCGAGGACGCCCTGCAGCGCCATCCACCCGGCGTCGCCGGGCCCAACGCGGCGGCGGGTGGACTCGCCAGCGACGAGCAGGCTCACCGGTGGCAGCTGGTAGCCGCCGGCCGTCGTCGCCGGCGACACCGCCGCGACGGTCGTGGTGGCCGGGTCGGCCGCCCGGCGCGGTCGCGGCGGACGAGACGCGGATTCCTCGGAATCGCCCGGGGCGGGGGTCGTGGCAGCCGCCAGCGTGGCGGTGGTGGCCGTCGGTACGGCGGTGGGGACGTCCTGGTCGACGTCGTCCTCGTCCTCGGCGTCGGCCAGGTCGATGAGGTCCGTCGCCGGCGACGCGGGGGTACGGCGGCGCAAGGCGGCGATGCTGATCGCCACAGCGACCGGGGTGACGCCGGTAAGGGCGGTCAGTCCGGCGGCGACGAGTCCGATCATGATCGGCACGGCGCCCCATGCGCTGAGCACGAGGTCGAGAGCACCGGCCAGGCGGCCGAGCAGCCCGCCCGCGCCGGACACGGCGAGATCGAGCAGTCCTCCGAAGCCGGCGGCGATCCCGAGGATGCCGGCGGCCTGGGCGAGGGTGCGCACGGTGTGGGTGCCGGCGGGATGGCGCATCGCCTGCACGGCGAGCCAGAGCAGCGGCAGCGGCGCGAGCGGGGCGAGCTCACCCAGTAGGGCGTCGGTGATGCCGGCCGGCACGTCCAGGATCCGGCCGGGCAGGCCGGCAGGGTTGGTCCACACGGCGGCCGCGGTGACGACGCCGGTGAGCAGCAGGGCGAGGCCGGCGTGGTCGTGGCCGGGCAGGTCGACCTCGGGGGTGCGGTGCGGGCTGGGCAGGCGGCGGGCGAGGCGGCCGGTGTGGCGGGCGCTGCCGTGCCAGGCGCTCCGGGCGGCCAGGGCGCACCAGCGGACGAACGCGGCGCCGTGGTCGACCTCGGCCTCCTTGGTGCGGCGAGAGCGGCGGGCGGTGCTGGCCATAGGGGTCTCCTTGTCCGAGCGGGGTTTGGGTGCGCGGCAGAGGGCGGGGCTTGGCGGCTGCCGCGAGGGCCGGACTCGTGGGGGCCGGCCGTCACGGTGGCGGTCAGGCCGAGAGGGTCCAGGGGCCGCCGCGCTGGGCGGGCGGGGTGATGCGGCCGGCGTCCTTGAGTCGGCCCAGGACGGCGTAGAGCTGGGCCTGGTTGACCGGGCAGTCGGGGCGGTCGAGCAGCGCCTGGGCGGAGGCGGGGCCCCGGCGCAGGCACGCCAGCACCCACTCGGCGGTGGTCTGCGGCTGCGTGACCTCGACGACGGTGGTGGTCGTCTTGGTGCGGCCACCGAACGCGGCGCGCAGTCGGTCCACGGCGCTGCCACCGGTCGTCGGGGCATTGGTGGTGGTGCTGCTGGTCTTGGGGGCCTTGATCGGGGTGTTCGGGTCGATCGGCGGGACGTTCCAGCGCACCGGCACGCGGGGGCTGGCGGCGGCGACGGCGACCTCGTCGAGGTGCGGGACGCGGCAGAGCATGCCGACGCGGTTGCTGTGGCGCAGGTAGCCCATGCCGGCGGTGGTCTTGCCGTCGATCTCCCGCTCGATGGCGAACGGGTCGCCGACGAAGTCGTCGGGCAGGATCGTGGTGCCGGAGCCGCGGTTGGACAGCCGCAGGATCAGCGCGTTGCCGGCGACCAGGGCGTCACGCAGTCGCACCGAACCACCGAGGGACTTCATCTGCGGAAGCTGGGTGGCCAGCACGAGACCGGCGCCGGTCTTGCGCATCGTCTCGGCGGCCTGCTCGACCAGGGGCACCAGCAGGGTGTTCGGAATCAGCACCAACTGGCACTCGTCGACGATGACCATCAGCTTGCCCAGGCCGAGGGCCTTCACCCGGGGATCGTTCTCGTCGTAGGTGTCGACGCCGGCGGCGGCGAGCAGCTCGGAGCGGCGCATCACCTCGGCGTGGAAGCGGCGCAGCAGCAGGTTCACCGCGTCGACACCGGCGTGGTACTCCACCGTGTCCTTCCAGGCGGGCAGGCTCTGCCCGTTCTGCGTGTCGCCGATCACGACCTGGAAGCCGCCGTCGAGCAGGTTGGCGCACAGCACCCCCAGGGCGCGGGTCTTGCCGGAGCCGGAGGAGCCGACGACCACTCCACCGAGCACCCCGAAGTTGCGTCGGGAGAACACCCACGGGCCAGCGGAGCCGTCGGTGAACCGGGCGATCTCGCAGCGGCCGTCGTGGTAGGTCGGGCCGGTCCACGGCACGCCGTCGAGGATGTAGGAACGCTCGACGATGATGACCTGCAGCCGGGCCGTCTTGCCGGTGGAGCGCCACCCGACGGTGCCTTCATCGAGGTCCAGGGCGACCTCGACGTCCGGGCCGCTCTTGAACAGCGGGGCCGGCTTGGTGCCGGGAGCCAGGCGCACCAGAGCCTCGGTGACGCCGGGGCGGGGGTTGGCGGCCCGGGTCAGGGTGGTGCCGGCGCAGACGCCCTGTCCGACGACCTCCTGCTGCCAGCGCTGCTGCCAGTGCGCGGTCAGCGGATCCACGGTGGGCGGCGCGTCGACCACGACCGGGGCCTGCTGCGGCTCGGGCTGCGAGGGTCGCTGACGCAGGTGGTACCACCACGGCCAGCCCAACACCGCGCCGGCAAGGGTCGGCCCGAACATCGTCAGCGTGGGGTGGGCGGCCATCGCGGCCGAACCACCGGCGGCGACCGTGGCGACAGCGAAGACGCCGAGGACCACGGCGATCGTGGCCCGCCAGGCGCGCACGGTGCGGCTGCGGGCACGCCACCCGGCGGCCGTGGCGGCGATCGCCAGGGCGAGGATCGCCACCGTCTGCCACGACAGGCCCAGCGGCCCAGCCATCCAGGCCACGGCCAGCTCTGCGAGCACCCAGTAGCAGGGAAACAGACGCCGCCAGCTACGGCGCACCAGCCAGCCGACGCCGTAGGCGACGATGGCGAGCAGGGCGCTCAGGGCGCGGCCCAGCGCGGCCAGGCGGTCCGCGCGTACCTCGGAGGCGGTCCGGGTGGAAGCGGTCCGGGTCGACATCGTGGGTGCTCCTTCGATCCAGGCTGGTGGGGGCGGAAGGTCTTGGGATGGGCCCCGGGGCGGTGCGTCCGCCCCGGGGCCGGGGTAGAGCTCGGTCAGCCGACCAGAACTTCCTTCGACGCGACGTTGCCGCCGGCGTCGGCGACGGCCTCGGCGACCTGGCCGTCCTTGGCGTTGAAGTCGGCCAAGGCGGCCTGCAGCTCCTCCTGGGCGCTGTTCAGCGCCGCGTGGGCCGAGGCGAACTGCTCGGCGGCGTCGCGCAGGTGCCCGACGGTCGAGGCGGCCATCTCCAACCCCTCGTAGCGGTCGGCGGCCTCGGTCAGGACGCCGGCGACCCCACCGACCTCCTCGGCCCGCTCCCCGGCGGCCTCAGCGGCCTGGGTGAACGCGGCGCGGATCTCCTCCGGACCAGTGGCTTCCAGGTTCACGGTCATCTCCCTCAGTTGCTCGGTGGTGCTGGACAGAC
Above is a genomic segment from Micromonospora citrea containing:
- a CDS encoding Pycsar system effector family protein, with the translated sequence MPDPADPTYLGVAYASTHDPRGPHGPRRHFQIPTAGAHAVLVEISTSLANSTSRCTGCGTTDSDFSELEILARAGAHASACGRGTTTAALDAEIAAVRAELYRVDPKASGYLQMAGVLLGAGLAVLGGAGAGGHLPTTAAVAGAATAAVVLTAVVLLLTASRPRLAGGYGFMAYADATDAQSVLARLAGGDTDQVAQMTPLTRARELWWLSRAVRAKYAAIARAVPLLLAGYAGAAITAALAIWGR
- a CDS encoding DNA translocase FtsK — translated: MASTARRSRRTKEAEVDHGAAFVRWCALAARSAWHGSARHTGRLARRLPSPHRTPEVDLPGHDHAGLALLLTGVVTAAAVWTNPAGLPGRILDVPAGITDALLGELAPLAPLPLLWLAVQAMRHPAGTHTVRTLAQAAGILGIAAGFGGLLDLAVSGAGGLLGRLAGALDLVLSAWGAVPIMIGLVAAGLTALTGVTPVAVAISIAALRRRTPASPATDLIDLADAEDEDDVDQDVPTAVPTATTATLAAATTPAPGDSEESASRPPRPRRAADPATTTVAAVSPATTAGGYQLPPVSLLVAGESTRRRVGPGDAGWMALQGVLDEFKVAAKVSGARRGPTVTRYEITLGPGVKVQKVTGLAKNFGLRVGTENVRMLDTIPGKSAVGVELPNPDREIVTLGDVIRVAARDQHRLLVGLGQDIDGGAVTANLAAMPHILIGGATGAGKSGCLNTLLASLLTRATPEEVRLLLIDPKRVELTAYEGLPHLVTPIITNARKAADALEWVVREMDMRYDDMAAHGVRHVDEYNRKVRAGQITAPAGSERTLEPYPYLVVVVDELADLMMVAPRDVEDSIVRITQLARAAGIHLVLATQRPSVDVVTGLIKANVPSRLAFATSSLTDSRVILDQPGAEKLLGKGDGLFLPMGASTPIRIQGAWVSDAEVTAVVAHWRSQAAADSQPTAPTVMAPTTGAPAAVDTTVLDALSDDDKALLGEAAELIVTSQFGSTSMLQRKLRIGFAKAGRLMDALADLHIVGPSEGSKAREVLIRPDDLPDLLTALGSQPTADPDDSASATVLPFRSGTRR
- a CDS encoding ATP-binding protein, whose product is MSTRTASTRTASEVRADRLAALGRALSALLAIVAYGVGWLVRRSWRRLFPCYWVLAELAVAWMAGPLGLSWQTVAILALAIAATAAGWRARSRTVRAWRATIAVVLGVFAVATVAAGGSAAMAAHPTLTMFGPTLAGAVLGWPWWYHLRQRPSQPEPQQAPVVVDAPPTVDPLTAHWQQRWQQEVVGQGVCAGTTLTRAANPRPGVTEALVRLAPGTKPAPLFKSGPDVEVALDLDEGTVGWRSTGKTARLQVIIVERSYILDGVPWTGPTYHDGRCEIARFTDGSAGPWVFSRRNFGVLGGVVVGSSGSGKTRALGVLCANLLDGGFQVVIGDTQNGQSLPAWKDTVEYHAGVDAVNLLLRRFHAEVMRRSELLAAAGVDTYDENDPRVKALGLGKLMVIVDECQLVLIPNTLLVPLVEQAAETMRKTGAGLVLATQLPQMKSLGGSVRLRDALVAGNALILRLSNRGSGTTILPDDFVGDPFAIEREIDGKTTAGMGYLRHSNRVGMLCRVPHLDEVAVAAASPRVPVRWNVPPIDPNTPIKAPKTSSTTTNAPTTGGSAVDRLRAAFGGRTKTTTTVVEVTQPQTTAEWVLACLRRGPASAQALLDRPDCPVNQAQLYAVLGRLKDAGRITPPAQRGGPWTLSA